One stretch of Thalassovita sp. DNA includes these proteins:
- a CDS encoding DNA polymerase III subunit gamma/tau, with amino-acid sequence MSDTETTAYQVLARKYRPETFADLVGQDAMVRTLKNAFEADRIAQAFVMTGIRGIGKTTTARIIAKGMNCIGPDGTGGPTTEPCGQCEHCTAIMEGRHVDVMEMDAASRTGVGDIREIIDSVHYRAASARYKIYIIDEVHMLSTSAFNALLKTLEEPPAHVKFIFATTEIRKVPVTVLSRCQRFDLRRIEPEQMIGLLRKIATAESAEISDDALALITRAAEGSARDATSLLDQAISHGAGETNADQVRAMLGLADRGRVLDLYDMIMRGDAGAALAELGAQYADGADPMAVLRDLAEITHWISVVKITPEAAEDPTVSPDERARGQAMAEKLPMRAMTRMWQMLLKALDEVASAPNAMMAAEMAVIRLTHVADLPSPEDLVKKLKDATPPPMPGGAPMGPGGGGGYAGQPQGGSQGGAQGGAMTQAQGSPMPQGGAPMGGGGPQAALAQDVQAALARYPSFDHVVELIREHRDMKLLVQVETYLRLAAYRPGRIEYQPTPDAPQDLASRLGQALQNWTGSRWAVILVNEGGGETIDEKRNAKLNALKAETEAHPMMQAIRAAFPKSRITKIRTPEELAAQAQEDALQEVEDEWDPFEEE; translated from the coding sequence ATGAGCGACACCGAAACCACCGCCTATCAGGTCCTGGCCCGTAAATATCGCCCGGAAACCTTTGCCGATCTGGTGGGTCAGGATGCGATGGTGCGCACGCTGAAAAACGCGTTTGAGGCGGATCGGATTGCGCAGGCCTTTGTGATGACGGGTATTCGCGGCATCGGCAAAACCACAACCGCGCGGATCATTGCCAAGGGCATGAACTGTATCGGCCCCGATGGCACCGGCGGCCCAACAACGGAACCCTGCGGCCAGTGCGAACATTGCACCGCCATCATGGAAGGCCGCCACGTCGATGTGATGGAGATGGACGCGGCCTCGCGCACCGGGGTGGGCGACATCCGTGAAATCATCGATTCGGTCCATTATCGCGCGGCCTCGGCCCGCTATAAGATCTACATCATCGATGAGGTGCACATGTTGTCGACCAGCGCGTTCAACGCGCTGCTGAAAACGCTGGAAGAACCGCCAGCCCATGTGAAATTCATCTTTGCGACCACCGAGATTCGCAAGGTGCCTGTCACCGTGCTCAGCCGATGCCAACGCTTTGACCTGCGCCGGATTGAACCGGAACAGATGATCGGCCTCCTGCGCAAAATCGCCACGGCGGAAAGCGCTGAGATCAGCGATGATGCGCTGGCCCTGATCACCCGGGCCGCTGAAGGCTCGGCGCGGGATGCGACCTCGCTCCTCGATCAGGCGATCAGCCACGGCGCCGGGGAAACCAACGCCGATCAGGTCCGGGCCATGCTGGGCCTTGCTGACCGTGGCCGGGTGCTGGACCTCTACGATATGATCATGCGCGGCGATGCGGGTGCGGCGCTGGCTGAACTGGGTGCGCAATATGCCGATGGCGCTGACCCGATGGCAGTGCTGCGCGATCTGGCTGAGATCACGCACTGGATCTCAGTGGTGAAGATCACGCCGGAAGCCGCCGAAGACCCCACCGTCAGCCCCGATGAACGCGCCCGCGGTCAAGCCATGGCGGAAAAACTGCCGATGCGCGCCATGACCCGGATGTGGCAGATGCTGCTGAAGGCCCTGGATGAGGTCGCCAGCGCACCAAACGCCATGATGGCGGCTGAGATGGCGGTCATTCGCCTGACCCATGTCGCTGACCTGCCCAGCCCCGAAGATCTGGTGAAGAAGCTGAAGGATGCAACGCCCCCCCCGATGCCCGGTGGCGCGCCGATGGGCCCCGGCGGCGGTGGCGGCTATGCTGGCCAGCCACAGGGCGGTTCACAGGGCGGCGCGCAGGGTGGCGCGATGACGCAAGCCCAAGGCAGCCCGATGCCACAGGGCGGTGCCCCGATGGGTGGCGGCGGGCCACAGGCGGCGCTGGCGCAGGACGTGCAGGCCGCTCTGGCGCGCTACCCCAGCTTTGACCATGTTGTGGAACTGATCCGCGAACACCGCGATATGAAACTGCTGGTGCAGGTGGAAACCTATCTGCGCCTTGCCGCCTATCGCCCCGGTCGGATCGAATATCAGCCCACGCCCGATGCGCCACAGGATCTGGCCAGCCGTCTGGGTCAAGCGCTGCAGAACTGGACCGGCAGCCGTTGGGCGGTGATCCTTGTGAATGAGGGCGGCGGTGAAACCATTGACGAAAAGCGCAATGCCAAGCTGAACGCGCTGAAGGCCGAAACCGAGGCCCATCCGATGATGCAGGCGATCCGCGCCGCCTTCCCCAAATCGCGCATCACCAAGATCCGCACCCCGGAAGAACTGGCCGCACAGGCGCAGGAAGACGCGCTGCAAGAGGTCGAGGACGAATGGGACCCCTTCGAGGAGGAGTGA
- a CDS encoding ankyrin repeat domain-containing protein codes for MTNLSLDKLRRAAKGLRKDHEAGVPHALERLRVHPPRSDDAALRHADYLHVIAREQNFASWPALKLAAETMGLDRAARQQRLKLALANGQTVVVQHLLQETPDLAEGLLGCAIALYDVEAVRAALWDDPAAATKQLGPRSPMVHLCFSKMIHVWPEREAAMLEIAEMLRAGGADVNDALPGPEGHGLSVLYGALGQADNMVLAQWLLDHGADPNDGESLYHSVELGHHRGLKMLLAAGANPKGTNALLRALDFNDHEAVRLLLAAGADVTEFASDPVGGEAPWVIPALHQAARRMCDREMVEILLDAGADPADVFEGATAYGYARVFGNDALAAAVEARGAPALSDLEDLLARAAKGEVPEGRFIDPAQLPEAYRHLLHNIVGLKGKLPHMQALVALGMEFDRPDTQGLPPVQLAGWEGLPEVMGYFLSQSPDLSHVNGYGGTLLSTIIHGSENCPNRASRDHIACLEMALTHGVALPRQAIDWAGDPEVADFLRDWGQRYPGQLVEGGLG; via the coding sequence ATGACTAACCTATCATTGGACAAGTTGCGTCGCGCGGCCAAAGGGTTGCGCAAGGATCATGAGGCCGGGGTGCCCCATGCCTTGGAGCGGTTGCGGGTGCATCCCCCCCGCAGCGATGATGCGGCGTTGCGCCATGCGGATTATTTGCATGTGATTGCACGCGAACAGAATTTCGCCAGTTGGCCCGCATTGAAACTGGCGGCTGAAACCATGGGGCTGGACCGCGCCGCCCGCCAGCAGCGGTTGAAACTGGCGCTGGCCAATGGGCAGACCGTGGTGGTGCAGCACCTGTTGCAGGAAACGCCGGATCTGGCTGAGGGGCTGCTGGGGTGTGCGATTGCGCTTTATGATGTGGAGGCGGTGCGTGCCGCCCTTTGGGACGATCCCGCGGCGGCCACCAAACAACTGGGCCCACGCAGCCCGATGGTGCACCTGTGTTTTTCCAAGATGATCCACGTCTGGCCCGAACGTGAAGCCGCGATGCTGGAGATTGCGGAGATGCTGCGCGCCGGTGGGGCGGATGTGAACGATGCGCTGCCGGGGCCAGAGGGGCATGGGCTGTCAGTGCTCTACGGGGCGCTGGGGCAAGCGGACAATATGGTGCTGGCGCAGTGGTTGTTGGATCATGGGGCCGATCCCAACGATGGTGAGAGCCTCTACCATTCGGTGGAGTTGGGCCATCACCGGGGCCTGAAAATGCTATTGGCGGCCGGGGCCAACCCGAAAGGCACGAATGCATTGCTGCGGGCGCTGGATTTCAACGACCATGAGGCGGTACGCCTGTTGCTGGCAGCGGGTGCGGATGTGACCGAATTTGCCTCCGATCCTGTCGGGGGGGAGGCACCTTGGGTGATCCCGGCCCTGCATCAGGCGGCGCGGCGCATGTGCGACCGTGAGATGGTCGAGATCCTGCTGGATGCCGGGGCGGACCCGGCCGATGTCTTCGAAGGGGCCACGGCCTACGGCTATGCCCGGGTCTTTGGCAATGATGCGTTGGCTGCAGCCGTGGAGGCCCGTGGCGCCCCCGCTTTGAGCGATCTGGAGGATCTATTGGCGCGCGCCGCCAAAGGGGAGGTGCCGGAGGGGCGCTTCATCGACCCGGCGCAGCTGCCGGAGGCCTATCGCCATTTGCTGCACAATATCGTTGGCCTGAAGGGCAAGCTGCCACATATGCAGGCGCTGGTGGCGCTGGGGATGGAGTTTGACCGTCCGGATACGCAGGGTCTGCCGCCAGTGCAGCTGGCGGGCTGGGAAGGTCTGCCTGAGGTGATGGGATATTTCCTAAGCCAGAGCCCGGACCTGAGCCATGTGAATGGCTATGGCGGCACCTTGCTGTCGACCATCATTCATGGGTCTGAGAACTGCCCGAACCGGGCCAGCCGGGATCACATCGCCTGCCTTGAGATGGCGCTGACCCACGGGGTGGCATTGCCGCGTCAGGCGATTGACTGGGCCGGCGATCCTGAAGTGGCCGACTTCCTGCGTGATTGGGGGCAACGCTATCCCGGTCAGCTGGTCGAAGGCGGGCTGGGCTAG
- a CDS encoding protein-tyrosine phosphatase family protein, protein MSDFVLHALTVGGGILALCPLPGQGGDYAADLEHLKEWKPSLLISLTTDVEFVAAKVTSLGADMQDAGCRCVHLPIEDFGLPDGEFMEKWPEVSKAALAALSGGGRVLVHCKGGCGRSGMVVMRLMVAAGEKPDTALERLRHTRPCAIETDDQMVWARTGRVPKKA, encoded by the coding sequence ATGTCTGATTTTGTTTTGCATGCCCTGACCGTCGGTGGCGGCATTCTGGCGCTTTGTCCCCTGCCGGGGCAGGGGGGCGACTATGCCGCGGATCTGGAACATCTGAAGGAATGGAAACCCTCGCTGCTGATCTCACTCACCACGGATGTGGAGTTTGTGGCCGCGAAAGTGACCAGCCTTGGCGCCGACATGCAGGATGCGGGCTGTCGCTGCGTGCATTTGCCGATTGAGGATTTCGGCCTGCCGGATGGTGAGTTCATGGAGAAATGGCCCGAGGTCAGCAAAGCAGCCCTTGCTGCGCTGAGTGGTGGCGGCCGCGTTCTGGTCCATTGTAAAGGCGGCTGCGGACGGTCGGGTATGGTGGTGATGCGGCTGATGGTGGCGGCCGGTGAGAAACCGGATACCGCATTGGAACGGCTGCGTCACACGCGCCCCTGCGCCATTGAAACCGACGATCAGATGGTTTGGGCGCGCACCGGCCGGGTACCAAAGAAGGCCTGA
- the rsgA gene encoding ribosome small subunit-dependent GTPase A produces MSIHSLEDLGWSPFFADQLTADDSDLVPVRAATVQRSLARGLGAEGLTRLIFPNDISAADLAVGDWLLIEPESHMIRRVLDRNSKLSRRAAGVEAKSQLLVANLDTLFITTSCNEDFNPARIERYLVLALDADVTPVLVLTKSDLTDEAARYLAEAQAISPKFADVLCINATVADGVATLERWCGTGQTVAFVGSSGVGKSTLINSLTEAAQATAGIRETDAKGRHTTTSRSLHFANAGGMVIDMPGMRELGLHDVAGGIAELFDDITELAATCKFRNCAHVSEPGCAVLAAVDAGEISEARLDRWRKLTAEDQLNSETMGQTRRRAKEITRQHKATLEAQYRMKGKRKGKKR; encoded by the coding sequence GTGAGCATCCATAGCCTTGAAGATCTGGGATGGAGCCCGTTTTTCGCCGATCAGCTGACCGCAGATGATTCGGATCTGGTGCCAGTGCGCGCCGCAACGGTGCAGCGCAGCCTGGCCCGCGGCCTTGGCGCCGAGGGTCTGACCCGGTTGATTTTCCCAAATGACATCAGCGCGGCGGATCTGGCCGTGGGCGATTGGCTGTTGATCGAACCCGAAAGCCACATGATCCGCCGGGTGCTGGACCGTAACTCCAAACTCAGCCGGCGCGCTGCGGGAGTGGAGGCCAAGTCACAGCTGCTGGTGGCCAATCTGGACACGCTGTTCATCACCACCTCCTGCAATGAGGATTTCAATCCCGCACGTATCGAACGGTATCTGGTGCTGGCGCTGGATGCTGATGTGACACCGGTTCTGGTGCTGACCAAATCTGACCTGACCGATGAGGCCGCGCGTTATCTGGCTGAGGCGCAGGCAATTTCGCCCAAATTCGCCGATGTCCTGTGCATCAACGCTACGGTCGCCGATGGCGTTGCCACATTGGAACGCTGGTGCGGGACGGGGCAAACGGTGGCCTTTGTGGGCTCCTCCGGGGTGGGGAAATCGACCCTGATCAATTCCTTGACAGAAGCGGCACAAGCCACCGCTGGCATTCGCGAAACCGATGCCAAGGGTCGGCACACCACCACATCCCGGTCACTGCATTTTGCCAATGCCGGCGGCATGGTCATCGATATGCCGGGCATGCGCGAATTGGGTCTGCACGATGTGGCCGGTGGCATTGCCGAATTGTTCGATGACATCACCGAACTGGCGGCGACCTGCAAATTCCGCAATTGCGCCCATGTCTCGGAACCGGGCTGCGCGGTTCTGGCCGCTGTCGACGCCGGTGAGATTTCCGAGGCCCGGCTGGACCGCTGGCGCAAATTGACGGCTGAGGATCAGCTGAATTCGGAAACGATGGGCCAGACCCGGCGCCGCGCCAAGGAAATCACCCGGCAGCACAAGGCCACGCTGGAGGCGCAATATCGGATGAAGGGCAAACGCAAGGGCAAGAAACGCTAA
- a CDS encoding 5'-nucleotidase C-terminal domain-containing protein, whose amino-acid sequence MSNTFVTAPIPKPEKLLTVAEAPTGELRILHTTDLHGQLHSYDYSQDKTGANCGLAHLTGLIRRQRSEVEQSLLFDTGDFLQGNLISAPEALTRVPPHKRLLGDTPIVGLMNRIGYDGATLGNHEFGIGLGPLKGVLHEAKFPLVLSNLLRAEEEAALLNELPQDLLLERPIICSDGIPRTLRIGVIGLVPAQTPLWELPNHQHVLEFSPIIAAARARSEALRQRGAAIVIVLAHTGIAAPGTGAPPDHSALEIAALETVDVVLCGHQHRLFPAEDFDDLSGLSQSAARLKIDSRRGRLAGCPATMAGSFGSHLGQIDLKLRYEQNRWHLAASTSQLLPAEDPPVELTPLLAPYHKAARQHACTPLARIDQPLHSHFARFTNDRSVQLLARAQIDMAQELLQGRPEAALPLISAATSFRTGGPTGLGQYLNVPAGQLEQRHLDGLYPYNDLFCLSRITGRELKVWLEENGRNFMQIQPGLPDQPLLDSSLPGYLFDHLIGLSYAYDLTVPSAPPSAYAADQWLTFSAPIGPGRLRQLHWQGQEILDDQELIVAGNSFRLGGAGGIPGLSASRFVMPPTLPMREVLKRHLTALNRNAALPEPENTWRILPITGTTVRVPTVVGALPYLEDISHLRPEVVPVAPQGQFALRLHL is encoded by the coding sequence GTGTCTAATACATTTGTAACCGCACCAATACCCAAGCCTGAAAAGTTGCTCACGGTCGCAGAGGCGCCGACCGGTGAGCTGCGCATTTTGCACACCACGGACCTGCACGGGCAGCTTCATTCCTATGACTACAGCCAGGATAAGACCGGCGCAAATTGTGGCCTAGCGCATCTGACGGGGCTGATCCGGCGACAACGCTCTGAGGTTGAACAAAGCCTGCTGTTCGACACCGGGGATTTCCTGCAAGGCAACTTGATCAGCGCGCCCGAAGCACTCACCCGGGTGCCGCCGCACAAACGGCTGCTGGGGGACACCCCGATCGTCGGGTTGATGAACCGCATCGGCTATGACGGCGCGACCTTGGGCAATCATGAGTTCGGCATTGGTCTGGGTCCGCTGAAAGGCGTGCTTCATGAGGCCAAGTTTCCGCTGGTCCTCAGCAACCTGCTGCGTGCCGAGGAGGAGGCCGCGCTGCTCAATGAGTTGCCGCAGGATCTGCTGCTGGAGCGACCGATCATCTGCAGCGATGGGATCCCCCGGACCCTTCGCATCGGGGTGATCGGGCTGGTGCCCGCGCAGACGCCGCTGTGGGAGTTGCCGAACCACCAGCACGTGCTGGAGTTTTCCCCCATCATCGCCGCCGCGCGCGCACGATCAGAGGCCCTGCGCCAGCGCGGCGCAGCGATTGTCATCGTACTGGCCCACACCGGAATAGCGGCACCGGGCACCGGGGCCCCGCCGGATCACAGCGCCTTGGAGATTGCAGCGCTGGAGACGGTGGATGTAGTCCTGTGCGGTCATCAGCACCGGCTCTTCCCGGCGGAGGATTTTGACGATCTTTCCGGCCTCAGCCAAAGCGCTGCGCGGTTGAAAATCGACAGTCGGCGCGGCCGGTTGGCCGGATGCCCGGCCACAATGGCGGGATCCTTTGGCAGCCATTTGGGTCAGATCGATCTGAAGCTGCGTTATGAACAAAACCGCTGGCATCTGGCTGCCAGCACATCGCAACTGCTGCCAGCCGAGGATCCGCCCGTTGAACTGACCCCGCTGTTGGCACCCTATCACAAGGCGGCGCGGCAACATGCCTGCACGCCGCTTGCCCGCATTGATCAGCCGCTGCATTCCCATTTCGCACGGTTCACCAATGACCGCAGTGTGCAGTTGCTGGCCCGCGCGCAAATCGACATGGCGCAAGAGCTGTTGCAGGGGCGCCCCGAGGCTGCCCTGCCGCTTATCTCTGCCGCGACCTCCTTCCGCACCGGCGGTCCAACCGGGTTGGGGCAATACCTGAACGTGCCCGCCGGCCAGCTGGAGCAACGCCATCTGGATGGGCTCTACCCCTATAATGACCTGTTTTGCCTGTCCCGGATCACCGGGCGGGAGCTGAAGGTCTGGCTGGAGGAAAACGGGCGCAATTTCATGCAGATCCAGCCGGGGCTCCCGGATCAGCCTTTACTGGATTCCAGCCTGCCTGGCTATCTGTTCGACCACCTGATTGGCCTCAGCTACGCCTATGATCTGACGGTGCCCTCTGCGCCACCCAGCGCCTATGCCGCTGACCAGTGGCTGACATTCAGCGCGCCCATTGGTCCGGGACGGCTGCGCCAGTTGCACTGGCAGGGGCAGGAAATCCTTGATGACCAGGAGCTGATCGTCGCTGGCAACAGTTTCCGCCTTGGCGGCGCTGGCGGCATTCCGGGCCTGTCCGCATCACGCTTTGTAATGCCGCCGACCCTGCCGATGCGTGAGGTGCTGAAACGGCATCTAACTGCGCTGAACCGCAACGCGGCGCTGCCGGAGCCTGAGAACACCTGGCGCATCCTGCCGATCACCGGCACCACCGTGCGGGTGCCCACCGTTGTGGGCGCCCTGCCCTATCTGGAAGACATCAGCCATCTGCGCCCCGAGGTGGTGCCCGTTGCCCCGCAGGGTCAGTTTGCCCTGCGGCTGCATCTGTAA
- the nudC gene encoding NAD(+) diphosphatase produces the protein MKNAESVTFGGSGLNRAAELRADVSGLLADPRSTIVALWRGKPLIAEPDTLAQLVRLPLDHPVLELAKGAPIFLGIEDTGPVFAQDISAWHPEALDDATLNAFTDPSRQQHPLLPEAQFVELRMVMNALSPRDAELVATARALFNWHRSHRFCAQCGQPSDLAMAGWQRNCGKCGASHFPRTDPVVIMLITRGNQVLMGRSPGWPEGMYSLLAGFVEPGETIEAAVRREVWEEAGITVGAVDYLASQPWAFPNSLMFGCAGQALSDEITIDPNEIEDARWFSREEIMQAFAGRHPMLKPARKGAIAHFLLRNWLADRME, from the coding sequence ATGAAAAACGCAGAGAGCGTCACATTTGGTGGCTCAGGCCTAAACCGAGCGGCAGAGCTGCGTGCGGATGTATCGGGTTTGCTGGCAGACCCGCGCAGCACTATTGTGGCGCTCTGGCGCGGCAAACCTCTGATCGCGGAACCTGACACGCTGGCACAGCTGGTGCGCCTGCCGCTGGATCACCCTGTGCTGGAACTGGCCAAGGGCGCGCCGATCTTCCTTGGCATCGAAGACACCGGTCCGGTTTTTGCGCAGGATATTTCTGCCTGGCATCCCGAGGCGCTCGATGATGCGACGCTGAATGCCTTCACAGACCCATCGCGCCAGCAGCATCCTTTGCTGCCTGAGGCGCAGTTTGTCGAACTGCGGATGGTGATGAATGCGCTGAGCCCGCGTGACGCCGAACTGGTGGCCACCGCCCGGGCGCTGTTCAACTGGCACCGCAGCCATCGGTTCTGTGCCCAATGTGGTCAGCCCAGCGACTTGGCGATGGCCGGCTGGCAGCGCAATTGCGGTAAATGCGGTGCCTCACACTTCCCGCGCACCGATCCGGTTGTGATCATGCTGATCACCCGGGGCAATCAGGTTCTGATGGGGCGCTCCCCCGGCTGGCCTGAGGGCATGTATTCCCTGCTGGCCGGCTTTGTGGAACCGGGTGAAACTATTGAGGCAGCCGTGCGCCGCGAGGTTTGGGAGGAGGCGGGCATCACCGTCGGCGCGGTTGACTATCTGGCCAGCCAACCCTGGGCCTTTCCGAATTCGTTGATGTTTGGCTGCGCCGGGCAGGCGCTCAGCGATGAGATCACCATTGATCCCAATGAGATCGAAGATGCCCGTTGGTTCAGCAGAGAGGAGATCATGCAGGCATTTGCCGGGCGTCATCCGATGCTGAAACCGGCGCGGAAAGGTGCAATTGCACATTTCCTGTTGCGCAACTGGCTTGCGGATCGCATGGAATAG
- a CDS encoding SRPBCC family protein: MNFSAKEDVDVSIDHVFAMMTDFSSFETAALRRGVEVQRQDMLSVPGVGMEWDLKFHYRGKLREVALRLVEFDPPNAIRFRGDGQGMAGKIDVDLVAMSPERTRISIDVELEANNLAARLVLQSLKLARTKMNKAFHTRVAAYATQLEDRFRQIS; this comes from the coding sequence ATGAATTTCTCCGCCAAAGAAGATGTCGACGTCTCCATCGACCACGTCTTTGCTATGATGACTGACTTTTCCAGCTTCGAAACAGCCGCATTGCGCCGCGGTGTCGAAGTGCAACGCCAGGACATGTTGAGCGTGCCCGGCGTCGGGATGGAATGGGATCTGAAGTTTCACTACCGCGGCAAGCTGCGCGAAGTGGCGTTACGCCTGGTGGAGTTTGATCCGCCCAATGCGATCCGTTTCCGCGGCGATGGTCAGGGCATGGCGGGCAAGATCGACGTTGATCTGGTGGCCATGTCGCCTGAGCGGACCCGTATTTCCATCGATGTGGAGCTGGAGGCGAACAATCTGGCGGCGCGTCTGGTACTGCAATCGCTGAAGCTGGCGCGCACCAAGATGAACAAGGCGTTCCACACCCGGGTCGCTGCTTATGCGACCCAACTGGAAGATCGGTTTCGCCAGATCTCCTGA
- a CDS encoding FadR/GntR family transcriptional regulator codes for MPFQKVQPEKLSTAVTRQIELLILRGILRPGERLPAERELAERLGVSRPSLREAISELQEKGLLSSKAGSGIYVADVLGSAFSDALVKLFANHEEAVFDYISFRRDMEGLAAERAARLASDTDLKVIQTVYDKMEAAHSKRNPDDEAQLDADFHLSIIEASHNVIMLHMMRSMYQLLREGVFYNRKMMFKQRTTRDTLLIQHRAINTALQARDAEAARGAVEAHLDYVRTTLQDLNKSERNERVAQQRFQHEQSR; via the coding sequence ATGCCATTTCAGAAAGTTCAGCCCGAAAAACTCTCCACAGCGGTGACGCGACAGATTGAGTTGTTGATTTTGCGTGGGATTTTGCGCCCGGGCGAACGGCTGCCGGCCGAGCGGGAACTGGCAGAGCGGCTGGGCGTGTCGCGCCCGTCCCTGCGCGAGGCAATCTCGGAACTGCAGGAAAAGGGCTTGCTCAGCTCCAAGGCAGGTTCAGGGATTTACGTTGCTGATGTGCTGGGCTCTGCCTTCTCAGACGCTTTGGTCAAACTCTTCGCCAATCACGAAGAGGCGGTGTTTGATTACATCTCCTTCCGTCGTGACATGGAAGGTCTGGCGGCAGAACGGGCGGCGCGATTGGCCTCAGACACGGATCTGAAGGTGATCCAGACCGTCTATGACAAGATGGAAGCGGCCCATTCCAAGCGCAATCCGGATGATGAGGCGCAGCTGGACGCTGATTTTCACCTGTCGATCATTGAAGCCAGCCACAACGTGATCATGCTGCATATGATGCGGTCGATGTATCAGCTGCTGCGCGAAGGTGTGTTTTATAACCGCAAGATGATGTTCAAACAGCGCACCACCCGGGACACGCTGTTGATCCAGCACCGGGCGATCAACACGGCGTTGCAGGCGCGTGACGCCGAAGCGGCCCGCGGCGCGGTTGAGGCGCATTTGGATTATGTCCGCACCACCCTGCAGGACCTGAACAAAAGCGAACGCAATGAACGGGTTGCCCAACAGCGGTTTCAGCACGAACAATCCCGCTGA
- a CDS encoding zinc dependent phospholipase C family protein, producing MFIGHLPAAYLALKPFQRHLPPMAFGAALVGSVLPDVDMLWFYLVDDRAQHHHAYLTHRPILWMKLWLLGMLLRRFAPRLGIILAMLATGALIHMLLDSIAGAIHWGWPVAGAPITLVEVQPTQDHWIKSFLSHWTFKVEIAICLLAALVWWRSRTQRRRPV from the coding sequence ATGTTCATCGGGCATCTGCCCGCGGCCTATCTGGCGCTGAAACCGTTTCAGCGCCACCTGCCCCCGATGGCCTTCGGTGCTGCGCTGGTTGGCAGTGTGCTGCCGGATGTCGACATGCTGTGGTTCTATCTGGTCGACGACCGCGCCCAGCATCATCACGCCTATCTGACTCACCGGCCCATCTTGTGGATGAAGCTTTGGCTGCTGGGCATGCTGTTGCGCCGTTTCGCCCCGCGGCTTGGCATTATCCTGGCGATGCTGGCCACCGGGGCGCTGATCCATATGTTGCTGGACAGCATTGCGGGTGCAATCCACTGGGGCTGGCCTGTTGCCGGCGCGCCGATCACCCTGGTTGAGGTGCAGCCAACCCAAGATCACTGGATCAAATCCTTTCTCAGCCATTGGACGTTTAAGGTGGAAATCGCGATTTGCCTGCTGGCCGCGCTGGTCTGGTGGCGCAGCCGGACGCAACGCCGGCGCCCTGTCTAA
- the cobO gene encoding cob(I)yrinic acid a,c-diamide adenosyltransferase, protein MTADSDRHAMKMAKKKAARDKIMATKTDEKGLVMINTGKGKGKSSAAFGMIFRCIAHDMKCAVVQFIKGGMSTGERDLILGKFSDTCSFHTMGEGFTWETQDRDRDIEMAQAAWEKAKELIRDESHKMVLLDEINIALRYDYIDVNEVVTFLTEEKPHMTHVVLTGRNAKDELIEIADLVTEMELVKHPFRSGIKAQIGVEY, encoded by the coding sequence ATGACTGCCGACAGCGACCGTCACGCAATGAAAATGGCCAAGAAAAAGGCCGCGCGCGATAAGATCATGGCGACCAAGACCGATGAAAAAGGTCTGGTGATGATCAACACCGGCAAAGGCAAAGGCAAAAGCTCGGCCGCGTTTGGGATGATCTTCCGTTGCATCGCCCATGATATGAAATGCGCCGTGGTGCAGTTCATCAAAGGCGGGATGAGCACCGGCGAACGTGACCTGATTTTGGGCAAGTTTTCCGACACCTGTTCGTTCCACACCATGGGCGAAGGCTTCACCTGGGAAACCCAGGACCGCGACCGCGATATTGAAATGGCGCAGGCCGCCTGGGAGAAGGCCAAAGAGCTGATCCGCGACGAAAGCCACAAGATGGTGCTGCTGGATGAGATCAACATCGCGCTGCGCTATGACTACATCGACGTCAATGAGGTGGTGACTTTCCTGACCGAGGAAAAACCGCATATGACCCATGTGGTGCTGACCGGTCGCAACGCCAAAGACGAGCTGATTGAGATCGCCGATCTGGTCACCGAAATGGAACTGGTCAAACACCCCTTCAGGTCAGGCATCAAGGCACAGATCGGCGTCGAATACTGA